A segment of the Gemmatimonadota bacterium genome:
GATCGTCGTCTCGAGGAACGCTTCCGCGAGGAGCGACGCATCCTGGCGCTGCTTCGGCACCCGGGCATCGCCCAGCTTCTGGACGGCGGTCTCACCGGCGAGGGACGGCCCTACTTCGCCCTGGAATACGTCGAGGGCGTCCCGATCCTGGACCACTGCGCCCGTCGTGAACTGTCGCTGGAAGACCGGTTGACTCTCTTTCTGGAGATCTGCGAACCGGTCCGCTACGCCCACAGCCAACTGGTCATCCACCGGGACCTCAAGCCAGCCAACATCCTGGTGACCCGGGATGGCCACGTAAAGCTCCTGGACTTCGGCGTGGCCAAGCTCCTACAGGGTCCGGAGACCGATGGAGCGTTGACGCGGACCTTCCCCTGGTTGACACCGGCCTACGCCGCGCCGGAGCAGATCCGGGGCGAATCGGCGGGGACCGCCGTGGACATCTATGCCCTCGGCGTGATCCTCTACGAGCTGTTGACCGGAGCGCGCCCGTATGCGGTCGACTCCTCGCTGCCGCCCTCCGAGGTGGAGCGGATCGTTTGCCACGTGGAGCCCACCCGTCCCAGCCGGGCCGTCACCCAGACCCACGAAGTCGCGCCCACGCGCGGAACCACGCGCACCACGCGCCTGAGTCGCCAGCTCGCCGGTGACCTCGACACCATCGTGCTCAAAGCCCTCGCGAAGGATCCCACTCGCCGCTACGCGTCGGTGGGAGAGCTCGCCGAGGACGTGCAGCGTCACCTGGACGGACGACCCGTCCTGGCTCGGCCCGACACGGTGGACTACCGACTCCGAAAGTTCGTCCGGCGCCACCGTACCGCCGTCGCGGCCGGGGTGGTGGTGGCGCTGACGACCGTCACTGGAGTGACGGGCATCGTGATCTCGGCGCAGCGCGCGCGGGTTCAACGCGATCTCGCTCAGGAGCAGGCCCGACGGGCGGATCAGGTCGCGGCGCTGATGCTCGAGATCTTCCAGCTTTCCGATCCGGCCCGCTCCCTCGGCGACACGGTCACCGCTCGTGAGATCCTCGACCGGGGGACGGCTCGCATCCAGAGCGAGTTCGCGGATCAGCCGCTCACGCAGGCCGAGTTGCTGAGTCAGGTAGCGCGCGTCTATCGGGGCCTGGGCATGGTCGAGCGGGCGGAGGCCTTGGCGCGGTCCGCGCTCGCCATCCGCGAGACGGAGCTCGGAGCGGACGACCCGGTCACGGCCGCGAGCCTGGGCCAGGTCGGCGCGCTCCTCGTGGACCGTGGGCTGCACGCCGAGGCCATTCCCATCCTGGAGCGCGCGGTCGCGCTGCGCGAAGCCGCGGCACTGCCGCTGGACACCGTGCTGGCGACGGCGGAGGCGGACCTGGCCGCGCGACTGCGCGCCCAGGGGGAGCACGCACGGGCCCGGGAGCTTTGGCAGCGGTCCCTGGAGACTCGCATCACCGCGCTCGGGAACGACCACCCCCTGGTGGCGGAGAGCCGCGTGGGATTGGCGGCTTCCCTGCACGAGAGCGGCGAGTTCGGCGACGCCCAGACCGTTCTGCGCGAGATCATCGAGGCCGGTCGCGACATCCCTTCCCAGGCGACCACCGTGGCGGACGCCGTCATCACGCTCGGCTCACTTCTGGCCATCCAGGAGCGCTACGTGGAAGCGGAAGCTGCCCTGGGCGAGGCCTTGCGCATCCGCGAGGCACTCTACGAACCCACCCACCCCGACAACATCGAGGCCCGCCAGAACTACGTGTCGGTGCTGTCCGGGATGGGTCGCTATCAAGAGGCGGTAGAGATGGGTCAGGCGGCGCTCCGCGATACGGGCCCCACCTGGGGTGGACGACACCCGATCGCCACCAGTCTACGCGCCAACCTCGCCGGAGTCCTGGAGCTGCTCGGCGACTTCGATCAGGCGCTGGCGCTACGAGACACGTTGTTGTCGCACAAGCTCGACTACTACGGGGGCGACCACAACGATCTCGTGTTCAACTATCTCTTCGGAGCGGACGCTGCCGTGGAGGGGGGGCGCCTCGATCTGGCGCGCCGTTGGCTGGATGCGGCCGTGGCCATGCGCGCGCGACTCGCTGGAGGCACCGAGCAGGAGCCCGGCATCACCCATCTGCTGGAAGCGTCCGTTCGCGCCCGCGTCGCAGCAGCAGACGGCGACGCCGCACAGGCCGAGCGGCACTTCGATCGCGGTGTCGCGATCGCGCAGACCCTGCTCCGTCCCAGCCACCGCTACCGGGTCCGGGTGGAGCGGGAGCGCGCCGCGTTCTGGATCGACCAGGGCCGCGCCGCCGACGCACTCCCCGAGCTCGAGGCCATCGCCCGTGAGGAGCGGGCGCTGCTGACCGACGGGTCGGAGCGCATCCATCCCGCGCTGGGCAGCACGTTGAAGCAACTGGCGCGGGCACAGTTGGCGCTGGGCCGCGACGAGGAGGCCCGGACATCCCTGCGCCAGGCGCTGCGACAGTTCGCAGGTCTCCCAGCCGACCATCCGGCCGTGGTGGATGCGAACCGCTTGCTCTCCGGCGTCTCCTGAGCCCGGATCTCGTCCGCTCGCATCCCCCGGTGGCACCCCTCCCCGACGGCGCACGAGGTCTCCGAGTCCGGGCCTACGTCACCAGGGTCTCTCACCTACGTCAGAGCACCCCGTTCGGCGGACACCCCTCGGGGGCATCATAGATCGTCACCTGGGTTCCAAAGGGGGAGATTCCCATGATGATCCGTCGATCCGTTCGCGCCCGTGGCGCAATACAATCCCCGATACACTCCGCGGGCCGTCGCCTCCTGCTCGTGGCCGCCATGGCCGCGGCTGGCTCGACGCCGGATCTTTCGGCGCAGGCCGCCTCGCCGCTGGCCCACTTGTTCGCCCGAGCTGCGGCGCAGCCGCCGCCACTTCTTGTCCGGCCCGCTGCGACCGGCGTCGACCCGACCGACCCGGCACCGAGAGCCGGCGCCGTGTTGGGAGCTGCCGCATCGTGCGCGCTGATGGGGGGGATCGGGCTATCGGCAGTCGGAATGGCCGTCGGCCTGCTCACGAACAGCTACGCGCTGTTCCTGGGGGGGTTGACGTACGGCCCCCCGATCGGCGCCACGCTGGGTGCCGGACTATGCGCATTTGCTGCGGTGGGCGACGGCTCGGATGCCGACGCCCGTCGACCCGCACGGGTCCCGTAGGACGTGGCCCCACCGGGATTTCCACCGGCTCTAGGTCAAATCGGAGTCGGTGCCGACCCGAGCCGGCCGTCCAGGCAGGCTCCTCGCCAGCATCCACCCACTCACCACTGCCAGAGCTGCCGCCAGGAAGAAAGCGGCGCCGGGCAGATGGACGCGAGCATCCGCGGCGCTGAAGCGGCTCAAGGCCTGCGTCATGACCAACGGCCCGATGATGGTGGCCAGGCTGTACAGACTGGCGATCCCGCCCTGCAACTCGCCCTGCTGGTCCTCGGAAACCCGTCGTGAAAGCAGCGCGTTCATCGATGGATAGACGAGCCCCTGCAGTGCCGCGAACAGGATGATGCCGTAGAGCATCCAGGACCGCATGGCCAGGCCGTACGCCACGAAGGCCAAGGTGCCCACCGTGAGGCCCAGGAACGCTGCCCGCCGCTCCCCCCAGCGGCCCACCAACCTGCCGGTCAGTCCTCCCTGCACCACGGCCATGGTGACGCCGACGAGCGCCAGTGACGCCCCGATCTCCGCTTCGCTCCAGCCGAAGCGGATCTTGGTGAAGAACGACCAGGTGGACGGGTAAACCTGGTGGGCGAGCTGCCAAAGGAACATGGCCGCGGCCAGGCCGAGCACCCCGCCGCGGCGCGCCAGCGACGCGAACGTGCCGAACGGGTTGGCTCTCCTCAGGACAAAGGGACGTCGGCGCTCCGGAGGCAACGTCTCGGGCAACACCAGGAAGGCGTAGATCAGGTTGAGGAACGCGAGGAGCGCCGATGCGAAGAACGGCGCCCGCGGCCCCAACTCCCCCAGCAGACCTCCCATCGCCGGCCCCAGAATGAAGCCGAGTCCGAACATGGCGCCCACCAGCCCGAAGCTCTTGGCCCGATCCCCGGCCGGTGTGATGTCGGCGATGAACGCATTGGCCGCCGCGTAGACCGCGCCAGACATGCCGGCCACCGCCCGACCTACGAACAGCCAGGCCAGCGTCGGCGCCAACGCCATCACCAGATAGTCGGTGCCGAACGCGGCCAGCGAGGCCAGGATCACGACACGGCGGCCGAACCGATCACTCAGGCTACCCATCACTGGACCGAAGAAGAACTGCATCACGGCGTAGGTCACGAGCAGGTAGCCGCCGTCACGCGTGGCCAGCGCCAGGGAGTCTCCGGTCAGCTCCACGATGAGCTGGGGCAGAACCGGGATGACGATCCCGAACCCGATCGTATCGATGAGCACGGTCAGGAGCACGGCCGCCAATGCGTTTCTGCTCGCCCCCACCGGCCGTGGTGCCCCTCCCTCCGAAGCGACGTGCCTCATCAGGTGTCCGACCGGCCCCACAGGTGGCGCAGGAACCGCTCCGGACTCGCGAGGAAGTCCCTCATAAGAGTGACGTGCGTCAACTGGTCGAAGGCCACCTGCCGTGGAGGTCGCTCATCGAAGCTGACGATCACCGCGCCAGGAATCGCC
Coding sequences within it:
- a CDS encoding serine/threonine-protein kinase gives rise to the protein MRSPEQERFRKAQDLLSQALDLPAEERQDFLTTRTGDDPALRAEVLSLLDAVGRPSLMDDAVSEDGALPPSNAPEAKPPTLDEPLETIGPYRLRRLLGRGGMGEVYLADRVGEDYEQRVALKLIRAGYFDRRLEERFREERRILALLRHPGIAQLLDGGLTGEGRPYFALEYVEGVPILDHCARRELSLEDRLTLFLEICEPVRYAHSQLVIHRDLKPANILVTRDGHVKLLDFGVAKLLQGPETDGALTRTFPWLTPAYAAPEQIRGESAGTAVDIYALGVILYELLTGARPYAVDSSLPPSEVERIVCHVEPTRPSRAVTQTHEVAPTRGTTRTTRLSRQLAGDLDTIVLKALAKDPTRRYASVGELAEDVQRHLDGRPVLARPDTVDYRLRKFVRRHRTAVAAGVVVALTTVTGVTGIVISAQRARVQRDLAQEQARRADQVAALMLEIFQLSDPARSLGDTVTAREILDRGTARIQSEFADQPLTQAELLSQVARVYRGLGMVERAEALARSALAIRETELGADDPVTAASLGQVGALLVDRGLHAEAIPILERAVALREAAALPLDTVLATAEADLAARLRAQGEHARARELWQRSLETRITALGNDHPLVAESRVGLAASLHESGEFGDAQTVLREIIEAGRDIPSQATTVADAVITLGSLLAIQERYVEAEAALGEALRIREALYEPTHPDNIEARQNYVSVLSGMGRYQEAVEMGQAALRDTGPTWGGRHPIATSLRANLAGVLELLGDFDQALALRDTLLSHKLDYYGGDHNDLVFNYLFGADAAVEGGRLDLARRWLDAAVAMRARLAGGTEQEPGITHLLEASVRARVAAADGDAAQAERHFDRGVAIAQTLLRPSHRYRVRVERERAAFWIDQGRAADALPELEAIAREERALLTDGSERIHPALGSTLKQLARAQLALGRDEEARTSLRQALRQFAGLPADHPAVVDANRLLSGVS
- a CDS encoding TCR/Tet family MFS transporter, which codes for MRHVASEGGAPRPVGASRNALAAVLLTVLIDTIGFGIVIPVLPQLIVELTGDSLALATRDGGYLLVTYAVMQFFFGPVMGSLSDRFGRRVVILASLAAFGTDYLVMALAPTLAWLFVGRAVAGMSGAVYAAANAFIADITPAGDRAKSFGLVGAMFGLGFILGPAMGGLLGELGPRAPFFASALLAFLNLIYAFLVLPETLPPERRRPFVLRRANPFGTFASLARRGGVLGLAAAMFLWQLAHQVYPSTWSFFTKIRFGWSEAEIGASLALVGVTMAVVQGGLTGRLVGRWGERRAAFLGLTVGTLAFVAYGLAMRSWMLYGIILFAALQGLVYPSMNALLSRRVSEDQQGELQGGIASLYSLATIIGPLVMTQALSRFSAADARVHLPGAAFFLAAALAVVSGWMLARSLPGRPARVGTDSDLT